In the genome of Fulvivirga maritima, one region contains:
- a CDS encoding OsmC family protein, translated as MTHSMTSEYLGDLRSSATHLKSNNTIITDAPVDNNGKGEAFSPTDLIASALTNCMITIMGIKAAQENVDIKGLKAEVTKVMSANPRKISEIIISFSHDHLEATPKQIEVLKRAAKTCPVALSLSPDIKQTISFNF; from the coding sequence ATGACACACTCTATGACTTCTGAGTATTTAGGTGATCTACGCAGTAGTGCTACTCACCTAAAATCTAACAATACCATTATTACTGATGCCCCGGTTGATAACAACGGTAAAGGAGAGGCTTTCTCGCCTACTGACCTAATCGCGTCTGCTTTAACCAACTGTATGATTACCATAATGGGCATTAAGGCCGCACAGGAAAATGTTGATATCAAAGGGCTCAAAGCAGAAGTTACAAAAGTTATGTCGGCTAATCCCAGAAAAATCAGTGAAATTATTATTTCCTTTTCTCATGATCATCTGGAGGCTACTCCTAAACAAATAGAAGTACTTAAAAGAGCTGCCAAAACTTGCCCCGTAGCGCTTAGCTTGTCACCGGACATAAAGCAAACTATCAGCTTTAACTTTTAG
- the lipA gene encoding lipoyl synthase yields MIELPVISEGEQKKKRKPDWLRVKLPIGKEYAKVRKLVDNHKLHTICESGSCPNMGECWGAGTATFMILGNVCTRSCTFCAVATGRPPEYDEEEPKRVAEAIKLMGVKHAVLTSVNRDELKDRGAEIWYQTVKLTKELSPETTIETLIPDVKGNWDALYRMIEPGQEVVSHNIETVERLYRRVRPQAKYHRSLEQIKKTKEAGMRTKTGIMLGVGETQDEVHKAMDDLAANGLDILTLGQYLQPTKMHLEVAEFIHPDQFDAYREEGLKRGLKYVESGPLVRSSYHAERHVNVPI; encoded by the coding sequence ATGATAGAACTACCAGTAATTTCTGAAGGAGAACAAAAGAAAAAACGTAAACCAGACTGGCTTAGAGTAAAATTACCTATTGGTAAGGAGTATGCTAAAGTGAGAAAACTGGTTGATAACCATAAATTACATACTATTTGTGAAAGTGGAAGCTGCCCTAATATGGGAGAATGCTGGGGTGCCGGTACGGCTACTTTCATGATTTTAGGTAATGTGTGTACCAGAAGTTGTACTTTCTGTGCCGTAGCTACGGGCAGGCCTCCTGAGTATGACGAAGAAGAGCCTAAACGTGTAGCTGAAGCCATTAAGTTGATGGGAGTAAAGCATGCCGTGCTTACTTCTGTAAACAGAGATGAGCTGAAGGATAGAGGTGCAGAGATATGGTACCAAACGGTGAAATTGACTAAAGAGCTTAGCCCTGAGACTACTATAGAAACCTTAATCCCTGATGTAAAAGGAAATTGGGATGCTTTATATAGAATGATTGAGCCAGGGCAGGAAGTGGTTTCGCATAATATAGAAACTGTAGAAAGACTTTATAGAAGAGTTAGACCTCAGGCCAAATACCATAGAAGTCTGGAGCAAATTAAAAAGACTAAAGAGGCAGGCATGAGAACTAAAACAGGAATTATGCTTGGCGTGGGCGAAACTCAGGATGAAGTGCACAAGGCTATGGATGATCTGGCTGCTAATGGATTAGATATCCTTACGCTGGGGCAGTATTTACAGCCAACAAAAATGCACCTTGAAGTGGCTGAGTTTATTCACCCTGATCAGTTTGATGCATATAGAGAAGAAGGTTTGAAAAGAGGACTTAAATATGTTGAGTCTGGGCCATTGGTGAGATCATCATATCATGCAGAGAGACATGTGAATGTGCCAATCTAA
- a CDS encoding M28 family peptidase — protein sequence MRKLKLFLIAFVLTGSLYAQDKTAEKYASTITKEDLHEDLSILASDALEGRETGTRGQKMAAAFISAHFESLGLTAPVKNGDRKSYLQPVELYSIVPGDIFIEVDGKKKKNFEDIIYYGTSSTNSVLTSDIVFAGSGSEEDFNQVKAEGKAALIFVNNLRDPKVMQNAEKANVSILFAVTDATDEDFKNTTNRFKRYLSGGRLSLEKPSIASGSADGVFLVSPSTAAEIFNTSVEKLKAAADESGKKSLKKIKGSSIKYQTEQKVKTVGSENVLGYLEGSDKKEELIVVTAHYDHEGIKNGQVYNGADDDGSGTSAVLEISEAFAKAKEDGNGPRRSMLFMTVTGEEKGLLGSSYYTDNPVFPLENTVVDLNIDMIGRIDEKHEDNINYVYLVGADKLSSELHTISEKANETYTKFELDYTYNDENHPERIYYRSDHWNFAKNNIPVIFYFNGTHEDYHQPTDTVDKINFELLEKRAKLVFYTAWELANREERIKVDKPSEQKLNQD from the coding sequence ATGCGAAAGCTTAAATTATTTTTGATAGCGTTTGTCCTTACCGGCAGCTTATATGCTCAGGATAAAACCGCTGAGAAATATGCATCTACCATAACCAAGGAAGATTTACACGAAGATCTTTCTATTTTAGCTTCGGATGCGCTAGAAGGAAGAGAAACCGGCACAAGAGGACAAAAAATGGCTGCGGCTTTCATTAGTGCACATTTTGAATCTTTAGGGTTAACTGCTCCCGTAAAAAATGGAGACAGAAAAAGCTATCTACAGCCGGTAGAGCTATACTCTATAGTACCAGGAGATATTTTCATAGAAGTGGACGGTAAAAAGAAAAAGAACTTTGAAGATATAATCTACTATGGTACGTCTAGCACAAATAGCGTTTTAACCTCTGATATTGTATTTGCCGGAAGTGGCTCTGAAGAAGACTTTAACCAGGTAAAAGCAGAAGGCAAAGCGGCTCTGATATTTGTAAATAACCTAAGAGACCCTAAAGTGATGCAAAATGCTGAAAAAGCGAATGTATCCATCCTTTTTGCTGTAACAGATGCTACTGATGAGGATTTTAAAAATACTACTAACAGATTTAAAAGATATTTATCAGGAGGAAGATTATCATTAGAAAAACCATCTATTGCTTCTGGCAGTGCTGACGGCGTATTTCTGGTATCTCCATCTACAGCAGCTGAGATCTTCAACACATCAGTAGAAAAGTTAAAAGCTGCTGCTGATGAAAGTGGCAAAAAGTCATTAAAGAAGATCAAAGGCAGCTCTATTAAATATCAAACCGAACAAAAAGTAAAGACTGTAGGATCTGAAAATGTATTAGGCTATTTAGAAGGTTCTGACAAAAAAGAGGAGCTTATAGTAGTAACTGCTCACTATGACCATGAAGGAATTAAAAATGGACAAGTTTATAATGGTGCTGATGATGACGGCTCAGGAACCTCTGCCGTATTAGAAATATCAGAAGCCTTTGCAAAAGCTAAGGAAGATGGAAACGGCCCACGCAGAAGCATGCTATTTATGACTGTGACAGGTGAAGAAAAAGGTTTATTGGGCTCTAGCTATTATACAGACAATCCTGTTTTTCCTTTAGAAAATACGGTGGTGGACCTTAACATTGATATGATCGGCCGTATAGATGAAAAGCATGAAGACAATATTAACTACGTATACCTGGTAGGCGCTGACAAACTTTCTTCAGAACTGCATACCATCAGTGAAAAAGCGAATGAGACTTACACCAAATTTGAGCTTGACTATACGTATAACGATGAGAATCACCCGGAAAGAATCTATTATAGATCTGACCACTGGAACTTTGCCAAGAATAACATCCCTGTAATTTTCTATTTCAATGGAACGCACGAAGATTACCACCAGCCCACTGATACTGTAGATAAGATTAATTTCGAGCTATTAGAAAAAAGAGCCAAACTAGTTTTCTATACTGCCTGGGAACTGGCTAACAGAGAAGAAAGAATAAAAGTAGATAAACCTTCTGAGCAAAAGCTTAATCAGGATTAA
- the gcvP gene encoding aminomethyl-transferring glycine dehydrogenase, with product MKLEINNLERFETRHIGPDEDQIKEMLGLIKAASLEELIDQTIPQAIRLKEEVNLPLAKTEYKFLNDFKTLASKNKIYKSYIGAGYYNTFVPPVILRNILENPGWYTAYTPYQAEIAQGRLEALVNFQTMIIDLTGMEIANASLLDEGTAAAEAVAMLAGARKGSKKKASKFFVDQNVFPQTISVMKNRALPVGIELVVGDVNTVDLTDPELYGVLVQNPDNNGQVHDYSSFIASAKENDVFTAIAADLMSLLLMKSPGEMGADVVVGTSQRFGVPMGYGGPHAAYFATKDSYKRQIPGRIIGASVDSEGNSGYRMALQTREQHIRREKATSNICTAQVLLAVMSGMYAVYHGPTGLKKIAERIHGLTLLLDKGLKSLGIEQLNTGYFDTLKIKVDNVDALKAEALKREMNFRYFEDHVGISLDETTRIEDIEEILSVFAAAKAGSLSFSAQSESENLEMNWPQELIRTSEYLTHPIFNTHHSEHEMTRYIKRLENKDLSLVHSMISLGSCTMKLNGTTEMIPITWPELGNIHPFAPEDQAEGYHEMFKDLSDWLCAITGFSAVSLQPNSGAQGEYAGLMVIRAYHESRGDSKRNVTLIPSSAHGTNPASAVLAGMKVVIVNCDDKGNIDVSDLKAKAEEHKDELSALIVTYPSTHGVFEEEIMEICEIIHEYGGQVYMDGANMNAQVGLTSPANIGADVCHLNLHKTFCIPHGGGGPGMGPIGVASQLAPFLPGNPVVKTGGEQAIDPVSAAPWGSASILAISYAYIALMGREGLKNATRMAILNANYIKERLSGHYPVLYTGKNGRCAHEMIIDCREFKKCGIEVEDIAKRLMDYGFHSPTVSFPVAGTMMIEPTESEPKEELDRFCDALIEIRKEIKEVEEEACDKDNNVLKNAPHIAALVTADAWDKPYSREKAAFPLAYIRDAKFWPTVGRVDNAYGDRNLMCSCLPIAHYAED from the coding sequence ATGAAACTTGAAATTAACAACCTGGAAAGATTCGAAACGAGGCACATTGGACCCGACGAGGACCAAATTAAGGAGATGCTGGGCTTAATAAAGGCCGCATCATTGGAAGAACTAATTGACCAGACTATTCCTCAGGCTATAAGGCTAAAGGAGGAGGTAAATCTGCCTTTGGCAAAGACTGAGTATAAATTTTTAAATGATTTCAAGACCCTTGCCAGCAAGAATAAGATATACAAGTCTTATATAGGAGCAGGATACTACAACACGTTTGTTCCTCCTGTTATATTAAGAAATATACTTGAAAACCCGGGTTGGTATACTGCCTATACTCCTTATCAGGCAGAAATAGCTCAGGGCAGACTGGAAGCTTTAGTCAACTTTCAGACTATGATTATAGACCTTACAGGTATGGAGATAGCTAATGCTTCTCTGCTTGATGAAGGTACTGCTGCCGCTGAAGCCGTGGCCATGTTAGCAGGAGCAAGAAAAGGAAGCAAGAAAAAAGCTTCTAAGTTTTTTGTTGATCAAAATGTGTTCCCTCAGACTATCAGCGTAATGAAAAACAGAGCGTTGCCTGTAGGTATAGAGTTGGTAGTGGGTGATGTAAATACTGTAGACCTTACTGATCCTGAATTATATGGTGTTTTGGTTCAAAACCCTGATAATAACGGCCAAGTGCATGACTATTCTTCATTTATAGCTTCCGCTAAAGAAAATGACGTATTCACTGCCATAGCAGCAGATTTGATGAGCCTTCTGTTAATGAAGTCTCCAGGAGAGATGGGAGCTGATGTGGTAGTAGGTACCAGTCAACGTTTTGGTGTGCCTATGGGATATGGTGGACCACATGCCGCTTATTTTGCTACAAAAGACAGTTATAAGAGACAAATACCAGGAAGAATAATAGGTGCTTCGGTTGATAGTGAAGGAAATTCTGGCTACAGAATGGCACTTCAAACTCGTGAGCAACATATTAGAAGAGAGAAAGCTACTTCTAACATCTGTACTGCGCAGGTGCTATTGGCAGTAATGTCAGGTATGTATGCTGTTTATCATGGCCCTACGGGATTAAAGAAGATTGCAGAGCGTATTCACGGCCTTACTTTATTATTAGATAAAGGCCTTAAGTCTCTTGGCATAGAGCAATTAAATACTGGCTACTTTGACACCTTAAAAATTAAAGTGGATAATGTAGATGCTTTGAAGGCTGAGGCCTTGAAAAGAGAAATGAACTTCAGGTATTTCGAAGACCATGTAGGTATCTCTCTTGATGAGACTACCAGAATCGAGGATATTGAAGAAATTCTTTCTGTTTTTGCAGCTGCTAAAGCAGGCTCATTATCTTTTTCTGCTCAGTCAGAAAGTGAAAACTTGGAAATGAACTGGCCGCAAGAGCTCATCAGAACATCGGAATATTTAACTCATCCTATTTTTAATACTCATCATTCAGAACATGAAATGACGAGATATATAAAAAGGCTTGAAAATAAAGACCTTTCATTAGTGCATTCTATGATTTCATTAGGCTCTTGTACTATGAAACTGAATGGTACTACCGAAATGATTCCTATTACCTGGCCTGAGTTGGGTAATATTCACCCATTTGCTCCAGAAGATCAGGCGGAAGGATACCACGAAATGTTTAAAGATCTTAGTGATTGGTTATGTGCCATCACTGGTTTCTCGGCAGTATCACTACAACCAAACAGTGGAGCTCAAGGTGAGTATGCCGGTCTTATGGTGATCAGAGCTTATCATGAAAGCAGAGGTGATAGCAAGAGAAATGTGACTTTGATTCCTTCATCAGCTCATGGTACTAACCCTGCCAGTGCAGTGCTTGCTGGTATGAAGGTGGTTATTGTTAACTGTGATGATAAAGGAAATATTGATGTAAGTGACCTGAAGGCGAAAGCAGAGGAGCATAAAGATGAACTTTCTGCTTTGATAGTAACATATCCTTCAACTCATGGAGTGTTTGAAGAAGAAATCATGGAGATATGTGAGATTATCCATGAATATGGTGGTCAGGTGTATATGGATGGTGCTAACATGAATGCTCAGGTAGGTCTTACTAGTCCTGCTAATATAGGAGCAGATGTATGTCACCTTAACCTACACAAAACTTTCTGCATACCTCATGGTGGAGGTGGCCCTGGTATGGGACCGATCGGCGTGGCTTCTCAGCTAGCCCCGTTCTTGCCAGGAAATCCTGTAGTAAAAACAGGAGGCGAGCAAGCCATTGATCCTGTATCAGCAGCTCCTTGGGGTAGTGCCAGTATTTTAGCCATTTCATATGCTTACATTGCCCTTATGGGAAGAGAAGGATTGAAAAATGCTACTCGCATGGCTATTCTCAATGCTAACTACATTAAAGAAAGATTATCTGGTCATTATCCGGTGTTATATACTGGTAAAAATGGCAGGTGTGCGCATGAGATGATTATCGATTGCCGTGAGTTTAAGAAATGCGGCATCGAAGTGGAAGATATTGCTAAGCGATTGATGGATTACGGATTCCATTCGCCTACAGTGTCATTCCCTGTGGCTGGTACTATGATGATTGAACCTACAGAAAGTGAGCCTAAAGAGGAGCTTGACAGATTCTGTGATGCACTTATCGAAATCAGAAAAGAGATAAAAGAGGTAGAAGAAGAGGCGTGTGATAAAGATAATAACGTGCTGAAAAATGCTCCTCATATTGCTGCATTAGTTACTGCAGATGCTTGGGATAAGCCATATAGCCGTGAAAAAGCTGCTTTTCCATTGGCATATATCAGAGATGCTAAATTCTGGCCTACAGTAGGTAGAGTAGATAATGCTTACGGGGATAGAAATCTAATGTGTAGTTGTTTGCCTATAGCGCATTACGCTGAAGATTGA
- a CDS encoding M4 family metallopeptidase: protein MIQIYLRRGLVSLCLIFMSFSVFSQVKGQISKSIKDKKKGFIKELVFDTQRKSVRTSEVQNVFRNQLGLTEGHELRVARSIKDSDGAEHIRYQQYYKGIRVEDGNYIVHSKNGAIKSMNGEYAPFEKMDITASISGSVALNKAMQHVGAKRYLWEKPEEAGLIDYKKPKGELVIIRNRLAYKLDVYSVEPLYRADVYIDAKTGEFISENKKIHHANVAATGTSLYNGSVSFTADSYSGGYRLRQTVDGSGIQTFDLNNGTNYNNASEITSSSTNFTGNATGVQAHWGAEQTYSYFFNEHGRSSYNGNGALIRSYVSYSSGYVNAFWDGSRMTYGDGDGVNYGPLVSLDICGHEISHGVTEYSSNLNYSYESGALNESFSDIFGESIEYYASGSNDWLMGDEIGAGGSGGAIRSFSNPNSFGQPDTYQGSYWATGSADNGGVHTNSGVQNYWFYILSVGGSGTNDNGDSYNVTAIGMEKAAQIAYRVNNVYLTSTSGYAEARYYGIQAAEDLYGADSPEAIATQNAWYAVGIGSEYGGGTPDECATGTVTLTLVLDNYPAETSWTLASGGSTIASGGNYSSAGSTITETFTLADGDYIFTISDSFGDGICCSYGNGSYTLTDNGSGSTIASGGSFGSSDFVEFCVEEGDGGGEPDTEAPTTPGNLSVSSVTATSAVLSWSASTDNVEVEGYEVSVGGTLVGTTTSTSYNLTGLTASTSYSVTVVAFDEAENTSTAAAASFTTSGTPPASYCSSSGSNSSYEWIDLVQLGSISNSTTADGGYGDYTALSTDLTPGDSYTINFSAGFSNSSYTEYWRVWIDFNHDGDFTDSGEQLVSGSSSSAGTLSGTFSVPASVMLGTTRMRVTMRYGGTPSSCGSFTYGEVEDYTVNITNSIAAFASSDVASMEAERLGNEAPMKYFTVAPNPVKDFARVAISAEGHAYDLQLTTLNGRVISKTEAVGREVSIDMSQLPQGIYILSMKTEREVINTKIIKE, encoded by the coding sequence ATGATTCAAATTTACCTCAGGCGAGGACTGGTCTCGCTATGTCTAATTTTCATGTCTTTTTCGGTTTTTTCTCAAGTAAAAGGACAAATTTCCAAATCAATCAAAGACAAAAAAAAGGGTTTCATCAAAGAGTTAGTATTTGATACTCAGCGGAAATCTGTCAGAACCAGTGAAGTTCAAAATGTATTTCGAAACCAATTAGGCCTTACAGAAGGTCATGAGCTACGTGTAGCACGGTCTATTAAAGATTCTGATGGGGCGGAACATATCAGGTATCAACAATACTATAAGGGAATCAGAGTAGAAGATGGTAACTACATAGTTCATTCCAAAAATGGTGCTATTAAGTCAATGAATGGGGAGTATGCACCATTTGAGAAGATGGATATCACCGCTTCTATTTCAGGTTCAGTGGCTCTGAATAAGGCTATGCAGCATGTAGGTGCTAAGCGTTATTTGTGGGAAAAACCCGAAGAAGCCGGGCTTATTGATTATAAAAAGCCTAAAGGAGAATTGGTAATTATCAGAAACAGACTGGCCTACAAACTAGATGTTTATTCTGTAGAGCCCTTGTACAGAGCAGATGTTTACATCGATGCAAAAACAGGAGAATTTATCTCTGAAAACAAGAAAATTCATCATGCAAATGTAGCAGCTACCGGAACCAGTTTGTACAACGGATCGGTGTCATTTACAGCTGACAGTTATTCAGGTGGATATCGATTAAGACAAACAGTAGACGGAAGTGGTATTCAGACCTTTGACCTTAATAATGGTACGAATTATAACAATGCATCCGAAATAACAAGCAGTAGTACCAATTTCACAGGTAATGCTACAGGTGTTCAGGCTCACTGGGGGGCTGAGCAAACGTATTCATATTTCTTTAATGAGCACGGTAGAAGCTCTTATAATGGAAATGGAGCATTGATTAGATCGTATGTGAGTTATTCTTCAGGTTACGTGAATGCATTCTGGGATGGTTCACGAATGACCTATGGAGATGGAGATGGTGTTAACTATGGCCCATTAGTTTCATTAGATATTTGTGGGCATGAGATTTCTCATGGTGTAACTGAGTATTCTTCTAACCTTAATTATAGTTACGAATCAGGAGCGCTTAATGAATCTTTTTCAGACATATTTGGAGAGTCGATTGAGTATTATGCTTCAGGCTCTAATGATTGGTTGATGGGTGATGAAATTGGTGCCGGAGGAAGTGGTGGTGCCATTCGTTCTTTTAGTAACCCTAATTCTTTTGGCCAACCAGATACTTATCAGGGTTCTTACTGGGCTACAGGCTCTGCTGATAATGGAGGTGTGCATACCAATAGTGGAGTGCAGAATTATTGGTTCTATATCTTATCAGTAGGAGGTTCAGGAACAAATGATAATGGTGATAGCTATAATGTTACCGCCATAGGCATGGAAAAGGCAGCTCAAATTGCTTACAGAGTTAATAATGTTTATTTAACCTCTACTTCTGGTTATGCAGAAGCTAGGTATTACGGTATTCAGGCCGCTGAAGATTTGTATGGTGCGGACTCACCTGAAGCTATTGCAACCCAAAATGCATGGTATGCTGTAGGTATAGGATCAGAATATGGAGGTGGTACTCCTGATGAATGTGCAACTGGTACAGTAACTCTGACCTTAGTGTTAGATAATTACCCTGCAGAAACCAGCTGGACATTGGCCTCAGGCGGTTCTACTATCGCTTCGGGAGGTAATTATAGTTCTGCAGGATCTACCATTACTGAAACATTTACTTTAGCCGATGGTGACTATATTTTCACAATAAGTGATTCTTTTGGTGACGGTATTTGCTGCTCATATGGTAATGGAAGTTACACTTTAACAGACAATGGAAGTGGTTCTACTATTGCAAGTGGCGGAAGTTTTGGTTCTTCTGATTTTGTTGAGTTCTGTGTAGAAGAAGGAGATGGCGGAGGGGAGCCTGATACTGAAGCGCCTACAACTCCAGGTAATCTTTCAGTGAGCAGTGTTACCGCAACTAGTGCTGTTTTAAGTTGGTCAGCATCAACTGATAATGTAGAGGTTGAAGGATATGAAGTTTCTGTTGGCGGGACTTTAGTAGGCACAACTACTTCTACTTCTTATAATTTAACAGGTCTGACTGCCTCTACTAGTTATTCTGTTACTGTGGTAGCATTTGATGAAGCTGAAAATACATCTACTGCCGCTGCTGCCAGTTTTACTACCAGTGGAACTCCTCCAGCTAGCTATTGTTCATCATCAGGTTCTAATAGCAGTTATGAGTGGATTGATTTAGTGCAATTAGGATCGATTTCAAATTCTACCACAGCTGATGGTGGTTATGGAGATTATACTGCCCTGAGCACTGATCTAACTCCAGGCGATTCTTATACCATTAACTTTAGTGCCGGTTTTTCTAACTCTAGTTACACAGAATACTGGAGAGTTTGGATTGATTTTAACCATGATGGTGATTTTACAGATTCAGGAGAACAACTTGTAAGCGGATCCTCCTCAAGTGCAGGAACATTATCAGGCACTTTTAGCGTGCCAGCATCAGTAATGCTCGGTACTACCAGAATGAGGGTAACTATGCGTTATGGAGGTACTCCTTCAAGTTGTGGCTCATTTACCTATGGAGAAGTAGAAGATTACACTGTAAACATTACTAATTCTATAGCAGCCTTTGCCTCTTCTGATGTGGCGAGTATGGAAGCTGAAAGATTAGGAAATGAAGCACCTATGAAGTACTTTACAGTAGCTCCTAATCCGGTTAAAGATTTTGCTCGTGTTGCTATTTCAGCGGAAGGTCATGCGTATGATCTTCAACTTACTACGCTAAATGGTAGAGTGATTTCTAAAACGGAAGCTGTAGGTAGAGAGGTGAGTATAGATATGTCTCAATTACCACAGGGTATCTATATATTATCAATGAAAACAGAAAGAGAAGTCATCAATACAAAGATTATTAAAGAGTAA